The Polyodon spathula isolate WHYD16114869_AA chromosome 3, ASM1765450v1, whole genome shotgun sequence genome has a segment encoding these proteins:
- the LOC121308212 gene encoding neurogenic differentiation factor 6-A-like codes for MLTLPFEEPVVMPDPQFGANFPRDCVAENKSRKIDTFFKRDKSPMPESKQTQDEDSEKEEEEREEDEDENGLPRRRGPRKKKLTKGREDRVKFRRQEANSRERGRMHCLNDALDSLRKVVPCYSKTQKLSKIETLRLAKNYIWALSEILSAGKRPDLLAFVQTLCKGLSQPTTNLVAGCLQLNARHFPTDHNGEASHSGRSPYQNLYPPYHSPELGTPTGHGSGTMDSAKPFRPYNYCSTYEPFYESTSPECVSPQFEGPLSPPINFNGIFSLKHEETAEYGKNYHYGMHYCAVPARGSLRQSSMFRVSSDSHFPYDLHLRSQPYAMQDEINAAFHN; via the coding sequence ATGTTGACCTTACCCTTTGAGGAGCCTGTTGTGATGCCTGATCCACAGTTTGGTGCAAACTTTCCCAGAGATTGTGTCGCCGAGAATAAAAGTAGAAAAATTGACACTTTCTTTAAACGAGATAAATCACCAATGCCAGAGTCAAAGCAAACCCAGGATGAAGATTCGGAAAAAGAGGAAGAGGAAAGAGAGGAAGACGAGGATGAAAACGGATTGCCGAGGAGAAGAGGCCCCAGAAAAAAGAAGTTAACCAAAGGGAGAGAAGACAGGGTTAAATTTAGGCGTCAGGAGGCCAACTCAAGGGAGAGAGGTAGAATGCATTGCCTCAACGATGCCCTGGACAGCCTTAGAAAGGTGGTACCCTGTTACTCGaaaacacaaaaactctccaaAATAGAGACTTTGCGGCTGGCAAAGAATTATATATGGGCTCTGTCGGAAATCCTCAGTGCTGGAAAGAGACCCGATCTTCTTGCCTTTGTGCAGACCTTGTGTAAAGGATTGTCACAGCCAACCACTAATTTAGTGGCAGGGTGTCTGCAGCTCAATGCCAGACATTTCCCAACAGATCACAACGGGGAAGCATCTCACTCTGGCAGGTCTCCATACCAGAACTTGTATCCACCTTATCACAGCCCTGAGCTTGGCACACCCACGGGGCATGGTAGTGGTACCATGGACAGCGCTAAGCCCTTCAGACCGTACAATTACTGCAGTACGTACGAGCCTTTCTATGAAAGTACTTCCCCTGAATGTGTAAGCCCACAGTTTGAAGGTCCCCTAAGCCCCCCAATTAACTTTAATGGGATATTTTCCCTTAAGCACGAAGAAACAGCTGAATATGGTAAGAATTACCACTATGGCATGCATTACTGTGCAGTGCCAGCCAGGGGTTCTCTTAGGCAGAGTTCCATGTTTAGGGTCTCCTCAGACAGTCACTTCCCTTATGACTTACATCTGCGCAGCCAACCCTATGCCATGCAGGACGAAATAAATGCAGCTTTTCATAATTAA